In one Fusarium falciforme chromosome 5, complete sequence genomic region, the following are encoded:
- a CDS encoding AMP-binding domain-containing protein, protein MDTHNIPYPTGVLPLHQVHKPPFTIESPGCEKVPGETIPRRHPKAKDGLIARPAEGINTVFDIVQRSARVYPDRGGIGSRKLIELHEEVKTVKQKKADGQTKEIEKKWQYFELSGYSFISFKEYETLVLQLGSGLRKLGLSPVQKLHFFGATSMNWLAMSHACASQSISIVTAYDTLGEEGFQHTLVQTQSDAIFIDPHLLKIATNPLKKSNVKTVIVNDACIFGHPNDMENFAAANPEFKVLTVEQLRSLGENNMVDPVPAKPTDLFCIMYTSGSAGPPKGACITHEVLVAGVAGIYTSVDEVVSYRDTLLCYLPLAHIFELTVENLAIFIGGTLGYGSSRTLSDASTRNCAGDMKELGPTIMMGVPQVWETIRKGINAKLEASALLKNAFWAALNFKSFMSRYRLPGANIFDKIIFGKVRDLAGGRVRFTVNGASGIAEGTKHVISHVIAPMIIGYGLTETCACGALGSPLEFALDTLGPVAGSLEIKLVSVPEFGYSTDAKVPQGEIWARGTSLMKGYYNNPEETEKAITPDGWFKTGDVGEFDADGHLRVIDRIKNLIKLQGGEYIALEKLESIYRGARTVMNVMVHADPAHSRPIAVIMPEVKALMSIAEGLGVDEHDMYHDPRVKEAVLEDLRATGKSGGLAAMELVAGVVLTHDEWTPHSGLVTATQKLNRRVIIETFKKEIAAVLKDTP, encoded by the exons ATGGATACGCACAACATCCCATACCCAACGGGTGTGCTACCCCTACACCAAGTTCACAAGCCGCCCTTCACCATCGAGTCGCCCGGATGCGAAAAGGTCCCCGGCGAGACCATTCCTCGACGACACCCCAAAGCGAAAGATGGCCTCATCGCGCGACCTGCAGAGGGTATTAATACCGTCTTTGACATTGTTCAGCGTAGCGCGCGCGTGTACCCCGACCGCGGAGGTATCGGGTCGAGGAAGCTGATTGAGCTTCAtgaggaggtcaagaccGTGAAGCAGAAGAAAGCAGACGGGCAGACTAAAGAGATCGAGAAGAAATGGCAGTACTTTGAGCTTTCTGGGTACTCGTTCATTTCTTTCAAGGAGTATGAGACGCTTGTGCTGCAGTTGGGGTCTGGGCTGCGCAAGCTGGGCTTGTCGCCGGTCCAGAAGCTGCATTTCTTTGGTGCGACGAG TATGAATTGGCTTGCCATGTCGCATGCTTGCGCTTCTCAGTCCATCTCTATCGTCACGGCCTACGACACCCTCGGAGAAGAGGGATTCCAACACACTCTCGTGCAAACCCAATCCGACGCCATTTTCATCGACCCTCACCTTCTCAAGATCGCTACGAACCCTTTGAAAAAGTCCAACGTAAAGACCGTCATTGTCAACGATGCCTGCATCTTTGGACATCCAAACGATATGGAGAACTTTGCGGCTGCCAACCCAGAGTTCAAGGTCTTGACTGTTGAGCAGTTGAGGAGTCTTGGCGAGAACAACATGGTTGATCCTGTACCAGCTAAGCCGACTGATTTGTTTTGCATCATGTATACTTCGGGTTCTGCTGGGCCCCCGAAGGGTGCCTGTATCACGCACGAGGTCCTTGTTGCAGGAG TTGCCGGTATTTACACTTCCGTGGATGAAGTTGTCAGTTATCGCGATACCCTACTCTGCTATCTACCCCTGGCCCATATTTTCGAGTTGACCGTCGAAAACCTGGCCATTTTCATCGGCGGCACTCTCGGCTATGGCAGTTCGAGGACATTGTCTGATGCATCAACCCGAAACTGCGCAGGAGACATGAAGGAACTAGGACCTACCATTATGATGGGCGTTCCGCAAGTTTGGGAAACCATCCGAAAGGGCATCAACGCGAAACTGGAGGCTAGTGCTCTACTTAAGAATGCCTTTTGGGCGGCCTTGAACTTTAAGAGTTTTATGTCGAGATACAGATTGCCGGGAGCCAACATCTTTGATAAGATCATCTTTGGCAAGGTCAGAGATTTGGCTGGTGGACGGGTCCGATTCACCGTGAATGGTGCAAGCGGAATCGCCGAGGGGACGAAGCACGTTATATCCCATGTTATTGCGCCGATGATCATCGGATACGGTCTCACTGAAACCTGCGCCTGTGGTGCCCTGGGCTCGCCTCTGGAGTTCGCGCTAGACACTCTTGGCCCTGTTGCTGGCTCTCTCGAGATCAAGCTGGTTTCTGTGCCCGAGTTTGGATACTCTACTGATGCCAAGGTACCCCAGGGCGAAATTTGGGCTCGGGGCACTTCGCTCATGAAGGGATACTATAACAATCCAGAAGAGACGGAAAAGGCTATAACTCCGGACGGCTGGTTTAAGACGGGTGATGTTGGCGAGTTTGATGCTGATGGCCACTTGCGGGTTATCGATCGCATCAAGAACCTCATCAAGCTACAAGGCGGGGAGTATATCGCtcttgagaagctggagTCTATCTACCGCGGTGCTCGGACTGTTATGAACGTCATGGTCCACGCCGATCCAGCTCATTCTCGCCCCATCGCAGTCATCATgcccgaggtcaaggccctcaTGTCAATCGCGGAAGGTTTGGGCGTCGACGAGCACGACATGTATCACGACCCCAGAGTCAAGGAAGCAGTCTTGGAAGATCTCCGGGCTACAGGAAAGAGCGGTGGTCTTGCTGCGATGGAGCTTGTTGCCGGTGTCGTTCTTACACATGACGAGTGGACTCCTCACAGC GGCCTTGTGACTGCCACGCAGAAGTTGAACCGAAGAGTTATCATTGAGACTTTCAAAAAGGAGATTGCTGCGGTTTTGAAGGATACCCCATGA
- a CDS encoding Protoglobin domain-containing protein → MSTEMEHIDRKSLYTSLEARIDYLHKFLDFDDRDLEALAFGSKFVKDLIPAVVHIVYRKLLQFDITARAFEIRDTTSEAPLQNVLDDNSPELQERKNFLNSYLTKICSDQSKMAFWEYLDNVGAMHVGLRRSKPLRVEYIHISATLCVIQHVLTESILSHSVLPMSRRVAMVKALSKVIWIQNDLFAKWCVRDGEEFTGGPAAAARADHLASAGDVPLKESAVSTCPFSGMTSGVQS, encoded by the exons ATGTCGACTGAAATGGAACACATCGACCGCAAATCACTCTACACGAGCCTCGAAGCTCGAATCGACTACCTCCACAAGTTCCTCGACTTCGATGACC GAGATCTGGAAGCACTGGCCTTCGGGTCCAAGTTTGTCAAGGACCTCATCCCTGCCGTTGTGCACATCGTCTACAGAAAGCTCCTCCAGTTCGATATCACGGCCCGAGCGTTCGAGATTAGAGATACGACATCAGAGGCGCCGTTGCAGAACGTCTTGGATGATAACAGCCCTGAGCTTCAAGAGAGGAAGAACTTTTTGAACTCGTACCTTACGAAGATTTGCTCAGACCAGTCCAAGATGGCTTTCTGGGAGTACCTAGACAACGTCGG TGCCATGCACGTCGGCCTACGAAGAAGCAAGCCCCTCCGCGTCGAGTACATCCACATCAGCGCCACCCTCTGCGTGATACAACACGTCCTCACCGAGTCGATCCTCTCCCACAGCGTCCTCCCCATGTCCCGCCGAGTCGCAATGGTCAAGGCCTTGAGTAAAGTCATCTGGATTCAGAACGACCTCTTTGCCAAGTGGTGCGTCCGAGACGGCGAAGAGTTCACCGGAGGTCCCGCAGCAGCCGCGAGGGCGGATCACCTTGCTTCCGCAGGCGATGTTCCTTTGAAGGAATCTGCCGTGTCGACTTGCCCTTTTAGTGGAATGACGAGCGGTGTCCAGAGCTAG